One segment of Solanum stenotomum isolate F172 chromosome 1, ASM1918654v1, whole genome shotgun sequence DNA contains the following:
- the LOC125848457 gene encoding flavanone 3-dioxygenase 3-like, with protein MVSSNSYTYSLYNKISKLLKGKYNYIFIFSCYINSESKSYLKHNKMDKSSATPNDSFTSAMTLTEEGLTCIPKRYIVPSSLHPNGTLSNSNTCLPIVDLSLLQHPLLRPQIIQQVHLACKELGFFQVVNHGIPLSVMKDALDNAIEFFDLPSEEKMHLLSSNVHDPVRYSTSLNDDKDKVSFWRDFLKHYANPISNWIDLWPSNPTFYKEKMGNYTKAVQKLQEEIMEVIFESLELNPNYLHEDIAKGSQVIAVNCYPACPEPDLALGLPPHTDYSLLSIILQNHQGLQIMDRDEKWHSVPVIEGSLIVLVGDHMEVLSNGRYKGVVHRATVNSEKKRISIASLHSLALGKKVRPAPELVDEQHILSYNEGGFSDFLDFISGEDIVQVKYIDKLKINP; from the exons ATGGTATCATCAAATTCCTACACATATTCATTGTATAACAAAATAAGTAAacttttaaaaggaaaatataattatatcttCATATTTTCCTGTTATATAAATAGCGAGTCCAAGTCATATTTGAAACACAACAAAATGGATAAGAGCTCAGCTACACCAAATGATTCATTTACAAGTGCCATGACACTTACTGAAGAGGGACTAACCTGTATTCCCAAACGTTACATCGTTCCATCATCCCTACACCCCAACGGAACCTTGTCCAACTCCAACACATGCTTGCCAATTGTGGATCTATCCTTACTGCAACACCCTCTTCTTCGGCCTCAAATAATCCAGCAAGTACACCTGGCCTGCAAGGAACTAGGTTTTTTCCAG GTAGTCAACCATGGAATTCCATTGTCAGTCATGAAAGATGCATTAGATAATGCGATTGAGTTCTTCGATTTACCAAGTGAAGAGAAAATGCATCTCTTGTCTTCAAATGTTCATGACCCCGTAAGGTATAGTACCAGTCTAAATGATGACAAAGACAAAGTATCCTTTTGGAGAGACTTCCTCAAGCACTATGCTAATCCAATCTCAAATTGGATAGATTTGTGGCCATCAAATCCCACATTTTACAA GGAGAAAATGGGAAATTACACAAAGGCAGTACAAAAGTTGCAAGAAGAAATCATGGAAGTAATATTTGAGAGCTTAGAACTAAACCCCAATTACTTACATGAAGACATTGCAAAAGGCTCCCAGGTCATTGCCGTTAATTGCTATCCAGCATGTCCTGAGCCGGATCTTGCACTAGGCTTGCCACCACACACAGATTATTCTTTGCTATCCatcattcttcaaaatcatcaggGCTTGCAAATCATGGATCGAGATGAAAAGTGGCATTCGGTTCCAGTCATTGAAGGAAGCCTCATTGTTCTGGTGGGAGATCACATGGAAGTATTGAGCAATGGTCGATACAAAGGTGTTGTCCACCGAGCAACAGTTAACTCAGAGAAAAAGCGCATTTCCATTGCCAGTCTTCACAGTCTAGCTTTAGGTAAAAAAGTTAGACCTGCCCCAGAGCTTGTCGATGAACAACATATCTTGTCCTATAACGAAGGAGGATTCAGTGATTTCCTTGACTTCATCTCTGGAGAAGATATTGTGCAGGTAAAGTacatagataaattaaaaataaatccaTGA